Below is a window of Stappia sp. DNA.
GAATGGCGATCGCGAGCAGGGCGGCGATCGCCCACAGGGCGTATCGGCCGGAGCGGCTGTGCCGGGCCTCGGCGCGGCCGATGGCCTCGGCCGTCTCCGCGTCGAAGCGCAGGCCCTTCTCGGCCATCCGCTCGACCTCATGCGACAGCCGCTGCGCCCGGTCGGCGAGCAGCGGCAGGTCGGCGGCAAGCTTGCCGAGCGCCGAGAGACCGCCGGCCGCGTCCTGCAGCCGGGCGCCGGGGCCGAGATTGCGCTCGATCCAGCCGCGCACGACCGGTTCGGCGGTGCGCCACATGTCGAGATGCGGATTGAGCGTGCGCGCCACGCCCTCGACCACGACCATGGTCTTCTGCAGCATGATGAGCTGCGGCTGGGTGCGCATGTTGAAGAGCTCGGTGACCTCGAGAAGCTGCGTCAGCAGCCGGGCCATGGAAATCTCCGACGCGTCCTGCCCGTGGATCGGCTCGCCGATGGCGCGAATGGCTTGCGCGAAAACGTCGACGTCCTGATCGGCCGGGACGTAGCCCGCCTCGAAATGCACCTCGGCCACGCGGTGATAGTCGCGCGTGATGAAGCCGAACAGGATCTCGGCGAGGAACCGGCGTTCGGTGCGCCCGAGCCGCCCGGTGATGCCGAAATCGACCGCGACCAGCGTGCCGTCCGGCTCCAGGAACATGTTGCCCTGGTGCATGTCGGCATGAAAGAAGCCGTCGCGCACCGCGTGGCGCAGGAAGGACTGGATGACGGTCGCCCCGACCGCCGGCAGATCGTGGCCGTCGGCCGCAAGTCCCTCGAGATCGTTGAGCTTGCGACCCGAGATCCACTCCATGGTCAGCACGCATTTCGCCGTGCGCGGCCAGTCGACCGCCGGTACGCGGAACCCCGGATCGTCGGCGGTGTTCTCGCCCATTTCCGACAGGGCCGCGGCCTCGAGGCGGAAATCCATCTCCAGTTCCACGGAGCGCGCCAGCGTGTCGACCACGGCGAGCGGGCGCAGGCGCCGGGAGGGCGGGTGAAATCGCTCGATCAGCCTGGCGATCAGATAGTAGCTCTTGAGATCGCGGCGAAACCGCTCGGCGACGCCGGGCCGCAGCACCTTGACCGCGACCTTGCGCAGGGAGCCGTCCTCCTCGCGGATTTCCGCCGGATGCACCTGGGCGATGGAGGCGGCGGCGACGGGCAGATCGAAGGTGACGAAGATGTCCTCGACCGGGCGTCCCAGCTGCGCCTCGACGACGGCGCGCGCCTCCTCGATCGGGAAGGGCGGGATCTGGTCCTGCAGCGCGGTGAGATCGGTCGCGATCTCGCGGCCCACCACGTCGGGCCGGGTGGCGAGGAACTGGCCGAGCTTCACATAGGAGGGGCCGAGCCGGGTCAGCGCGTCCGACAGCCGGGTCCGGGCGGCCTTGTCGCGCGCCGAGCGGCGTTCGAGCAGGCGCACGGCGGCGAGCGCCAGTCGCTGGGCCGGCGGCAGATCGGGCACATCCACGATCCCGAACACGCCCTCGCGGGCCATGACGAAGCCGGCGCGGGCCAGGCGAAAGAGGGCGGCGACGGGCATCGGCGTTTCAGACCACCCAGCCCGAGTGCAGGCAGGCGATGCCGCCGGAGAAATTGCGATAGGTGACGCGCGAAAAGCCCGCGTCGCGGATCATCTGCGCGAAGCGCTCCTGATGCGGGAACTTGCGGATCGATTCTACGAGGTAGCGATAGGGCTCGCCGTCGCCGGTGACGAGACGGCCCATGGTCGGGATCAGGTTGAAGGAAAAGGCATCGTAGACCCGGTCGAGACCGGCCACGTCGACCTGGGAGAATTCCAGGCACAGGAAGCGGCCGCCGCGCTTCACCACCCGGCGCGCCTCGCGCAGCGCCCTGGCGATGTCGGGCACGTTGCGGATGCCGAAGGCGATCGTATAGGCGTCGAACTCATTGTCGGCGAAGGGCAAATCCTCTGCGTTGCCTTCCACGAAGCGCAGCCGGTCGGACAGGCCGGCCCGGGCGGCGCGCTCGCGGCCGACGGAGAGCATGGAGCCGTTGATGTCGCAGACGATGGCCTGCGTGCCCGCTCCGCCGCGCTCCAGGATGCGCGTGGCGATGTCGCCGGTGCCCCCGGCCACATCGAGCACCCTGAACGCGCGGCGATCCTTGCGCGGGGGCGCAAGCGCGGAGACCATCGCGTCCTTCCACAGCCGGTGGAGGCCGCCGGACATCAGGTCGTTCATCAGATCGTAGCGGCTGGCCACCTGGTGAAAGACGTCGTTGACCAGCGGCTGCTTCTCACCCTGCGCCACCGTCTGAAAGCCGAAGCTCGTGGCCATGTCCGGCCCGTGCGCGCGCGTGTCGTTCCTGTCGGGGCTGGCCGCCATGTTCGTCTCCCGCCGGGATTGCCGGCGCCGGGATGGGCGCCTGTCGAAGGTTTGCCTTAGCGCATTTTCCGCAAGAGGTCACGGGGCCTTGGATGCGGTGTGCACGCCTGCGGCAATCGGCGCGGCGGCGGTTCGCGGGGATTGACCGCGCCCGGGTGTGTTGTATGCAGCAGACGCAGCACCCGGGCGAGGCCGGGTGCGGGGAAGGAGATGCGCGCATGCCCGAATTGCCCGAGGTCGAGACGGTCCGCCGGGGCCTGCAGCCGGTCCTGGAGGGCGCGCGGATCGCCGAGGTGACCCTGGCGCGCGCGGATCTGCGCTTTCCCTTCCCGCCCGGCTTTCGCGAGCGGGTGACGGGCCGGCGCGTGGTCTCGCTGGGCCGGCGGGCGAAATACCTGCTGGCCGATCTCGACGACGGCACCGTGCTCGTGATGCATCTGGGCATGTCCGGCGCGTTCCGCATCGAACAGGCGGCGACGCAGACCGTTCCGGGTGCCTTTCATTATGCCCGTTCGGAAGACCGCAAGCACGACCACGTGATCTTTCATCTGGAGCGGGCCGATCAGGCGGGACTGCGCATCGTCTACAACGATCCGCGCCGCTTCGGCTTCATGACGCTGGTCCCGCGCGCCGAACTGGAAAGCCATCCGTTCTTCGCGGGGTTGGGGCTGGAGCCGGTGGGCAATGCGCTGGACGCAGAGACGCTGGCGCATCTGCTGGCCGGCAAGGCGACGCCGCTCAAGGCGGCGCTGCTCGACCAGCGGATCGTCGCCGGCCTTGGCAACATCTATGTCTGCGAGGCGCTCTTTCGCGCGAGGCTTTCCCCGCAGCGCGCCGCCGGGACGGTGGCCACCAAGGCGGGTCGCGCGGGCGTGCGGGCCGAGCGGCTGGCGGTCGCGATCCGCGAGGTGATCGACGCGGCGATCGCCGCCGGCGGCTCGACCCTGCGCGACCACCGCCAGGCGGACGGCCAGCTCGGCTATTTCCAGCACACGTTCCAGGTCTACGGCCGCGAGGGCGAGCCCTGTCGCACGCCCGGCTGCGGCGGCACCGTGCGGCGGCTGGTCCAGTCCGGGCGCTCCACGTTCCATTGCCCGCGCTGCCAACGCTAGGCGGGCAGAGCCCGGCATCTTCGCGCCGCGATTGTGCGGTTGCGAGCGCGGCGGGCATCGGCTACCCCTTTGCGGCGTAAGGCGGCGCGCCTTTCCGGCGCCGCGCACACTTGGGAGGTCCCATGGGATACGAGAATATTCAGGTTGAGAAGCGCGGCCGCGTGGCGCTGGTGACGCTGAACCGTCCGAAGGCTCTCAATGCGCTGAATTCGGAGCTGATCGGCGAGCTCAACAGCGCGCTGGCGCAATTCCAGAGCGACGACAAGATCGGCTGCGTGGTGCTCACCGGATCGGAAAAGGCCTTCGCGGCCGGCGCCGACATCAAGGAAATGAGCTCGCTGTCCTATGTCGAGGCCTATACCAAGGATTTCATCACCTCCTGGGACGAGGTCTCGCGCTTCCGCAAGCCGATCATCGCCGCGGTGGCGGGCTATGCGCTCGGCGGCGGCTGCGAACTGGCGATGATGTGCGACTTCATCCTGGCCGCCGACAACGCCAAGTTCGGCCAGCCCGAAATCCAGCTTGGCGTGATGCCCGGCGCCGGCGGCACCCAGCGCCTGACCCGCTTCGTCGGCAAGTCCAAGGCCATGGAAATGTGCCTGACCGGCCGGATGATGGACGCCGCCGAGGCGGAGCGGTCCGGACTGGTGAGCCGCGTCGTGCCGGCGGACGAACTGGTCGACGAGGCCATCCGGGTGGCGGAGAAGATCGCCGACTTCTCGCTGCCGATCGCGATGATGACCAAGGAAAGCGTCAACCGCGCCTATGAGACGACGCTCGCCGAGGGCGTGCGCTTCGAGCGGCGCGTGTTCCACTCCATGTTCGCCACCGAGGACCAGAGCGAGGGCATGTCGGCCTTCGTCGAGAAGCGGGCGCCGCAGTTCAAGAACCGGTGATGTCTGCGCGACGTTGCGCGTCGGTGCCACTTTCGCATTGACGCGCGCGTTGGCGCCGACTATAAGCGCGGTCGACCGGTGGCGGCCCGTTCCGCCGCCGCTTTCGTTTGACCGGGGTGGTTTGTAACGCCTCGATCGCGACGAGACCGATTGTTCACGTAACGCATCAGGACACACCATGGCGAACACCCCTTCGGCCAAGAAGGCGGCACGCAAGATCCAGCGCCGCACGGCCACCAACAAGGCCCGCCGTACCCGGGTGCGCTCGTTCCTGCGCAAGGTCGAGGAGGCGATCGCTTCCGGCGACCAGGCGTCGGCCAACGAGGCGCTCAAGGCGGCCCAGCCCGAGCTCATGCGGGCGGTCAGCAAGGGCGTCTTCCATAGCAATATGGCGGCGCGCAAGATTTCCCGGCTGAACTCGCGGGTCAAGGCGCTCGGCGCCTGATCCCACAGCCCATACGAGGTTTGGAACCCGGCCTTTTGGTCGGGTTTTTCTTTTGCCGTCACACGGTTGGGTTCGCCCTATCCGTCTAACCTCCGGCTGCGAATCGTCGGGCTGCATCCGTCGGCCCGATGGCAGAATATATCCATAAAGAACAGATACTTATCTGGGTGTTGGAGTGTCGGGCGACTGGCGGACGGCGTTTGTCGCGAGTCAAGATTGAGCGGGCAGATTTTTTTTTCGTGCACAGCAAAACGGGTGTTTGTCCGCGCGCCATCCGGAAAACGCTTTGACTCAAAAAGCCTTCCAAACCTTCCCCCGCCGGATAAGGCGACGGCCTGTCGCAGGCTGCTTGCGCTGCACGCCCGAAATGGCGCCCGGCGCTGTTGCGGGGCCGATTTTGGCTGTGTATGTTGTGTCTATCGGGCGGTCGCCCCGGGTAAATCGAACAAGTTAAGTCGTGAGGGCCTCAGGAAGAGCGATGGTATACTTTTGCCTAAAAGCAACATCATGCCGTCTCAATGCTCTGCCAGAGTTGGGCTCGGGCTTATTCTGCCTCAGGCGGAATTAGAGCGTATCTGTACTCGCCAGGTAACATAATCAGACCCCGTGAGTTCCTTTGTCGCCTGCCGGAAATATTCGGCAGGAGCGGGTTTTCGTGCGTCAGCGCAAGGCCGCGGGGGATTGCGGTCGCCGCGCGGATTGCGGGTGGCGCGGTCGCAACGGACGGCCGGCGGGATGCGAGGCCAGGGGGCTCGCGGGCTCCGGACGCGTCCGCGGCCTGAGGGGCCGGAAAGATCGTTCGAGGCCCGAGAGGCTGACAAGATCCGGGGCCGAAGCGGCATGAGGCCGCACGCGGTGCGGACAGGAATGAAGACGTCGGCATGCTCCGATCGCGGGGATGTCCGGCTTAAACGACCGATGTGCCCGGCTGCGGGCGATGTCGGCAAAAAGCAAGATCGGCATGTCCGCTTCGCGCGCATGCCAGCCAATGAAAAGAGGGGCTTGACGATGACAGCACAATGGACTTTCTGTGCCGCTCCGGATCTGGTCAGGCGGAAGCGACGTCTCGTTTAAGTCCCGGCCCGATCGGGTGCGGGCGCGGCGCGTCCGTGCATCACTCTGCCAGGATCACTCACTTCCTCGCGTCGACACGGCC
It encodes the following:
- the ubiB gene encoding 2-polyprenylphenol 6-hydroxylase yields the protein MPVAALFRLARAGFVMAREGVFGIVDVPDLPPAQRLALAAVRLLERRSARDKAARTRLSDALTRLGPSYVKLGQFLATRPDVVGREIATDLTALQDQIPPFPIEEARAVVEAQLGRPVEDIFVTFDLPVAAASIAQVHPAEIREEDGSLRKVAVKVLRPGVAERFRRDLKSYYLIARLIERFHPPSRRLRPLAVVDTLARSVELEMDFRLEAAALSEMGENTADDPGFRVPAVDWPRTAKCVLTMEWISGRKLNDLEGLAADGHDLPAVGATVIQSFLRHAVRDGFFHADMHQGNMFLEPDGTLVAVDFGITGRLGRTERRFLAEILFGFITRDYHRVAEVHFEAGYVPADQDVDVFAQAIRAIGEPIHGQDASEISMARLLTQLLEVTELFNMRTQPQLIMLQKTMVVVEGVARTLNPHLDMWRTAEPVVRGWIERNLGPGARLQDAAGGLSALGKLAADLPLLADRAQRLSHEVERMAEKGLRFDAETAEAIGRAEARHSRSGRYALWAIAALLAIAILG
- the ubiE gene encoding bifunctional demethylmenaquinone methyltransferase/2-methoxy-6-polyprenyl-1,4-benzoquinol methylase UbiE produces the protein MAASPDRNDTRAHGPDMATSFGFQTVAQGEKQPLVNDVFHQVASRYDLMNDLMSGGLHRLWKDAMVSALAPPRKDRRAFRVLDVAGGTGDIATRILERGGAGTQAIVCDINGSMLSVGRERAARAGLSDRLRFVEGNAEDLPFADNEFDAYTIAFGIRNVPDIARALREARRVVKRGGRFLCLEFSQVDVAGLDRVYDAFSFNLIPTMGRLVTGDGEPYRYLVESIRKFPHQERFAQMIRDAGFSRVTYRNFSGGIACLHSGWVV
- the mutM gene encoding bifunctional DNA-formamidopyrimidine glycosylase/DNA-(apurinic or apyrimidinic site) lyase; this encodes MPELPEVETVRRGLQPVLEGARIAEVTLARADLRFPFPPGFRERVTGRRVVSLGRRAKYLLADLDDGTVLVMHLGMSGAFRIEQAATQTVPGAFHYARSEDRKHDHVIFHLERADQAGLRIVYNDPRRFGFMTLVPRAELESHPFFAGLGLEPVGNALDAETLAHLLAGKATPLKAALLDQRIVAGLGNIYVCEALFRARLSPQRAAGTVATKAGRAGVRAERLAVAIREVIDAAIAAGGSTLRDHRQADGQLGYFQHTFQVYGREGEPCRTPGCGGTVRRLVQSGRSTFHCPRCQR
- a CDS encoding enoyl-CoA hydratase, with the translated sequence MGYENIQVEKRGRVALVTLNRPKALNALNSELIGELNSALAQFQSDDKIGCVVLTGSEKAFAAGADIKEMSSLSYVEAYTKDFITSWDEVSRFRKPIIAAVAGYALGGGCELAMMCDFILAADNAKFGQPEIQLGVMPGAGGTQRLTRFVGKSKAMEMCLTGRMMDAAEAERSGLVSRVVPADELVDEAIRVAEKIADFSLPIAMMTKESVNRAYETTLAEGVRFERRVFHSMFATEDQSEGMSAFVEKRAPQFKNR
- the rpsT gene encoding 30S ribosomal protein S20, whose translation is MANTPSAKKAARKIQRRTATNKARRTRVRSFLRKVEEAIASGDQASANEALKAAQPELMRAVSKGVFHSNMAARKISRLNSRVKALGA